Within Thermococcus sp., the genomic segment GTGTTACACGCGTTTCACCGCTCAAAAACACACCTCTGGTATCGGTTTTACCTGATAGGAGCTCTCTAACTGTTGATGAGGGCTATGCCTCAAGACATGAGGGTGATCCAGTTCCCTACAGCCAGGAGTTCTATGCCACCATACTAAAGGGCGCTTTTTCACTTGATCTCGATTCGGTCGGAAGATTCACCCTCATCAGCAAAGCAGGGTTTAAAAACCTCCTCACATGGGATGACGTTCCTAAGGACAAGAAAGGCAATCCCAAGAGGGGAACGGAAGATATTGTCAATGAAATCAGGGAGATGGAGAGCATAGCCAGAGAACTTGGTGTCCAGATAGGCGAAAAGGAGTGGTTCATGCCATCAGAGATAAGAAAGAAGCGTGCTGCCGAGACTATAACGGCTCTCCGCTATATCTTTGGCGGTGCCAAGCAGACGCAGTACCTCACCGATGTAACCCCCAAATTTATACTCCTTGTGAGCATTGATGGAGGCATTAACCCGTTCATTAGCGACATTGTGTTCGAGGATAGGGGAGAAGTTAAACTCGATGCTGAGGCCCTAGCCAAGCGTCTCGCTGATCTCACGGAAATACTGCCAACCAAGAAGCTCTACATTGGTTA encodes:
- the cas7i gene encoding type I-B CRISPR-associated protein Cas7/Cst2/DevR; translated protein: MRFAAGMVLIDAPHSALNMLGIDENLADRNVTRVKTLKRGGKRYPYVSPQAWRYWWRSTLKERFGWELSPLYREQKQVFTAANPLKYPDDDVFGYMRAFKKGGVNVSVTRVSPLKNTPLVSVLPDRSSLTVDEGYASRHEGDPVPYSQEFYATILKGAFSLDLDSVGRFTLISKAGFKNLLTWDDVPKDKKGNPKRGTEDIVNEIREMESIARELGVQIGEKEWFMPSEIRKKRAAETITALRYIFGGAKQTQYLTDVTPKFILLVSIDGGINPFISDIVFEDRGEVKLDAEALAKRLADLTEILPTKKLYIGYDEGFVKSLGWSMEELKDRLDEAELETFMGSVGDAIEEFLKEIEAYYG